A portion of the Edaphobacter lichenicola genome contains these proteins:
- a CDS encoding class I SAM-dependent methyltransferase translates to MPLRTLLKKTLPKEVYGGLRAVKRSPARAFQWAMDQCGFVVARKSDYYSPLPSRRRLKSTRSRWDKPSSLLGVDYDLDGMKCALTELLALYQDEFLKLMPYEEALQLGFGPGYPRVDAMVLYAMLRLKKPAQYVEVGSGLSTWYASVAAERNAREGRPMTITCVEPYPFAALKTIEGIRVIQQEVQDVALELFTSLGKDDVLFIDSSHIVRLDGDVPFLFLEVLPALQSGPLIHIHDIPFPYHGPYPSKYWIYDQVWPMWWNESMLLHALLCGNKRFEMTLSTPLIRHHDEAFLRSVVPGYQDILEHPNTFSSLWITKI, encoded by the coding sequence ATGCCTCTAAGAACGTTGCTGAAGAAGACGCTGCCGAAGGAAGTTTACGGCGGTCTTCGCGCGGTGAAGCGATCTCCTGCTCGCGCCTTTCAGTGGGCGATGGATCAGTGCGGGTTTGTCGTAGCACGAAAGAGCGACTACTACTCGCCGCTGCCGTCGCGACGAAGATTGAAGTCGACGCGGAGCCGGTGGGATAAGCCGAGTTCCCTGCTGGGCGTTGACTACGATCTGGACGGGATGAAATGTGCGCTGACAGAGCTGCTGGCCTTGTACCAGGACGAGTTTCTCAAGCTGATGCCCTACGAAGAGGCATTGCAGCTCGGATTTGGTCCCGGGTACCCCCGAGTGGATGCCATGGTTCTGTATGCGATGTTGCGCTTGAAGAAGCCAGCGCAGTATGTCGAGGTTGGGTCGGGGTTGTCGACATGGTATGCGAGTGTTGCGGCGGAGAGAAACGCCCGCGAGGGAAGGCCGATGACGATCACTTGCGTCGAACCTTACCCGTTTGCGGCTCTGAAGACGATTGAGGGGATTCGCGTGATCCAGCAGGAGGTGCAGGATGTTGCATTGGAGCTGTTCACGTCGTTGGGCAAGGATGACGTATTGTTTATCGACTCCAGCCACATCGTCAGGCTGGATGGGGATGTGCCCTTTTTGTTTCTGGAAGTACTTCCGGCTTTGCAGTCTGGGCCGTTGATCCACATCCATGACATTCCGTTTCCGTATCATGGGCCTTATCCCTCGAAGTACTGGATCTACGATCAGGTGTGGCCGATGTGGTGGAACGAATCAATGCTGCTGCATGCGTTGTTGTGTGGGAATAAACGGTTTGAAATGACGCTATCGACTCCGTTGATTCGTCATCATGACGAGGCGTTTCTCCGGAGTGTGGTGCCGGGGTATCAGGATATTCTCGAGCATCCGAATACGTTTTCGTCCCTCTGGATCACAAAGATTTAG
- the purQ gene encoding phosphoribosylformylglycinamidine synthase subunit PurQ produces the protein MKFGVLVFPGSNCDHDTHHVVEEIAHQPATFLWHASEDLQGCDAILVPGGFAYGDYLRTGAIARFAPIMQSVKKFAQNGGLVMGICNGFQILCEAGLLPGALMRNASQHYICKQTFLKTETTHSPFTHGLSRGQVLQMPIGHMEGNYFCEAETLATLKNEDRIAFRYATRDGEVTAAANPNGSLENIAGVLNEGRNVLGLMPHPDRSSEALLGSADGLLLFQSMAESLAVTR, from the coding sequence ATGAAATTTGGCGTTCTCGTCTTCCCGGGGTCCAACTGCGACCATGACACCCACCATGTCGTCGAAGAGATCGCGCACCAGCCCGCAACCTTCCTCTGGCACGCCTCGGAAGACCTCCAGGGCTGCGACGCAATCCTCGTCCCCGGTGGCTTCGCCTACGGAGACTACCTGAGAACCGGTGCCATCGCTCGTTTCGCTCCAATTATGCAATCAGTAAAGAAATTTGCGCAGAACGGCGGCCTTGTCATGGGAATCTGCAACGGCTTTCAAATCTTGTGCGAAGCCGGCCTACTACCCGGCGCGCTCATGCGAAACGCCAGCCAGCACTACATCTGCAAGCAGACATTTCTTAAGACAGAGACCACGCATTCCCCCTTTACCCACGGCCTCTCCCGCGGCCAGGTGCTGCAAATGCCCATCGGCCACATGGAGGGCAATTACTTCTGTGAGGCCGAAACGCTCGCAACCTTGAAGAACGAAGACCGCATCGCGTTCCGCTATGCAACCCGCGATGGCGAGGTCACGGCCGCAGCAAACCCAAACGGCTCGCTCGAAAATATCGCTGGCGTCCTCAACGAAGGACGTAATGTTCTGGGCCTGATGCCCCACCCTGACCGCTCCAGTGAGGCCTTGTTGGGCTCCGCAGACGGCCTGCTGCTCTTTCAGTCCATGGCAGAATCACTGGCAGTAACACGATAG
- the groL gene encoding chaperonin GroEL (60 kDa chaperone family; promotes refolding of misfolded polypeptides especially under stressful conditions; forms two stacked rings of heptamers to form a barrel-shaped 14mer; ends can be capped by GroES; misfolded proteins enter the barrel where they are refolded when GroES binds): protein MAKQILHGEDSRQAILRGVNILADAVKVTLGPKGRNVVIEKKFGSPTITKDGVTVAKEIELANSLENMGAQMVREVASKTSDVAGDGTTTATVLAQAIYREGVKTVAAGANPMALKRGIDKAVEAIIGKRDENGVSVGGALSKFSKPVSGDMIAQVGTISANSDSQIGTIIAEAMKKVGKDGVITVEESRTMETQLDVVEGMQFDRGYLSPYFVTDAERMEVALENPYILIYEKKISSMKDLLPLLEQIARTAKPLIIIAEDVDGEALATLVVNKLRGTLNVAAVKAPGFGDRRKAMLQDIAILTGGKAITEDLGIKLEGVKIEDLGTAKRVTIDKDNTTIVDGGGKDGDVEGRVKEIRAQIDKTTSDYDREKLQERLAKLVGGVAVIKVGAATETEMKEKKARVEDAMHATRAAVEEGIVPGGGVALVRCTAAVEEVIKSLDGDEKIGASIIRRAIEEPLRMIVSNAGEEGAVVIGKIHESKEHNFGYNAGTGAYEDLVKAGVIDPTKVTRTALQNAASIAGLMLTTEAMISDIPEKKEAAGGGHQHGGGGMDGMY from the coding sequence ATGGCAAAACAGATTCTGCATGGAGAAGATTCACGTCAGGCTATCCTGCGTGGTGTCAATATTTTGGCCGACGCAGTGAAGGTGACGCTTGGACCGAAGGGTCGCAATGTTGTTATCGAAAAGAAGTTCGGTTCGCCGACGATTACCAAGGATGGCGTGACCGTTGCCAAGGAGATCGAGCTTGCAAACTCGCTCGAGAACATGGGCGCACAGATGGTTCGCGAGGTAGCTTCGAAGACCTCCGATGTAGCCGGCGACGGCACCACCACTGCTACCGTTCTGGCCCAGGCGATCTACCGCGAGGGTGTGAAGACGGTTGCTGCCGGTGCAAACCCGATGGCGTTGAAGCGCGGAATCGACAAGGCTGTCGAGGCCATCATCGGCAAGCGCGATGAAAATGGCGTCTCGGTTGGCGGAGCACTGTCGAAGTTTTCGAAGCCGGTTTCGGGCGACATGATTGCCCAGGTCGGAACGATCTCGGCAAACTCCGATTCACAGATCGGCACCATCATCGCCGAGGCAATGAAGAAGGTTGGCAAGGACGGCGTCATCACCGTCGAAGAGTCTCGCACGATGGAGACCCAGCTGGATGTCGTTGAGGGCATGCAGTTCGATCGCGGCTACCTTTCGCCCTACTTCGTGACCGATGCGGAGCGGATGGAAGTTGCTCTTGAGAACCCCTACATCCTGATCTATGAGAAGAAGATCTCTTCGATGAAGGATCTGCTTCCCCTGCTCGAGCAGATTGCACGCACCGCAAAGCCGCTCATCATCATTGCTGAGGATGTTGACGGTGAGGCGCTCGCAACTCTCGTGGTGAACAAGCTGCGTGGCACGCTGAATGTTGCGGCTGTGAAGGCTCCTGGCTTCGGCGATCGTCGTAAGGCGATGCTGCAGGATATCGCGATTCTGACCGGCGGCAAGGCGATCACGGAAGACCTCGGCATCAAGCTCGAGGGCGTCAAGATCGAGGATCTCGGCACTGCGAAGCGCGTGACGATCGACAAGGACAACACCACCATCGTTGATGGCGGCGGTAAGGATGGCGATGTCGAAGGCCGCGTGAAGGAGATTCGCGCACAGATCGACAAGACGACCTCTGATTACGACCGCGAGAAGCTGCAGGAGCGTTTGGCCAAGCTGGTTGGCGGCGTTGCAGTGATCAAGGTTGGCGCGGCGACTGAGACCGAGATGAAGGAAAAGAAGGCTCGTGTTGAAGATGCGATGCATGCGACGCGCGCGGCTGTTGAGGAAGGTATCGTCCCGGGCGGCGGAGTTGCCCTGGTTCGTTGCACCGCAGCAGTTGAGGAAGTGATCAAGAGCCTCGACGGCGATGAGAAGATCGGTGCCTCGATCATCCGTCGTGCGATTGAAGAGCCGTTGCGCATGATCGTTTCGAATGCTGGTGAAGAAGGTGCAGTTGTGATCGGCAAGATCCACGAATCGAAGGAGCACAACTTCGGCTACAACGCCGGAACTGGCGCCTACGAGGACCTGGTGAAGGCTGGCGTCATTGATCCTACGAAGGTTACGCGTACTGCCCTGCAGAACGCGGCATCGATCGCTGGATTGATGCTGACCACCGAAGCGATGATCTCCGACATTCCCGAGAAGAAGGAAGCAGCGGGCGGCGGACATCAGCATGGCGGCGGCGGTATGGACGGCATGTACTAA
- a CDS encoding AI-2E family transporter: MDIRNSNTTANLKTAGGALINWWRAATLDALIVGILWLIGLELIRVPWAPFWAILGGLLQIIPTFGGMIGLIGPVLAVAFSGHDEWRLGLVLGLYGLIVILEGLVIGPYVLHRTTRVPWWAAFLGPIVLGIIIPFWGVLLAPPLLAVVFAFRKQEPPAPPV; encoded by the coding sequence ATGGACATCCGAAACAGCAATACGACGGCAAATCTGAAGACCGCTGGTGGAGCGCTGATCAACTGGTGGCGAGCGGCTACGCTTGACGCGCTGATCGTTGGGATCCTTTGGCTGATCGGCCTTGAGCTGATCCGAGTTCCGTGGGCCCCATTCTGGGCTATCCTCGGCGGCCTGCTGCAGATCATCCCGACCTTTGGGGGCATGATCGGACTGATTGGCCCGGTCCTTGCTGTGGCTTTCAGCGGACATGATGAGTGGCGTTTGGGTCTGGTGCTTGGGCTGTATGGTCTCATCGTGATTCTGGAGGGTCTGGTGATTGGGCCTTATGTGCTGCACCGCACGACGAGGGTGCCGTGGTGGGCTGCGTTTCTGGGGCCGATTGTGCTTGGAATCATTATTCCATTCTGGGGAGTGTTGCTGGCTCCGCCGTTGCTGGCGGTGGTGTTTGCGTTTCGGAAGCAGGAACCGCCTGCGCCGCCGGTTTGA
- a CDS encoding tyrosine-protein phosphatase — MDDGSSNLENSLAMAKMAAEDGITHIVCSPHANGRYFYDPPQVAEKIAELQVLLDSKAIAVKLGRGCDFHMSFENIQEAKVHPSKFSINGLGYLLVEVPDYGLPRGLTEIFYELQLAGLTPILTHPERNPTLQNDRSRVKEWLQRGVLIQVTAGSVIGRMGKHAEKMAHDLLANRWVHFLATDAHNTTSRVPKMREAFELVAKKYGSDYAHLLCVSNPLAVFMGKPMPPQLEPQNLYKDPNDKNWWQKLLKR; from the coding sequence ATGGACGATGGTTCTTCGAACTTAGAGAACTCCCTTGCCATGGCAAAAATGGCTGCAGAGGATGGGATAACACACATCGTGTGCTCCCCTCACGCCAATGGGCGGTACTTCTACGATCCGCCGCAGGTTGCTGAGAAGATCGCCGAGTTGCAGGTTTTACTGGACAGTAAAGCGATCGCAGTGAAGCTGGGACGCGGATGCGACTTTCACATGTCGTTCGAAAACATCCAGGAAGCGAAGGTACATCCTTCGAAGTTCAGCATCAACGGGTTAGGTTATTTGCTTGTAGAGGTTCCCGACTACGGCTTGCCGCGCGGTTTGACCGAGATATTTTACGAGTTGCAACTTGCGGGTCTGACACCGATCCTGACCCATCCTGAGCGAAATCCTACGTTGCAGAACGATCGATCGCGCGTGAAGGAATGGTTGCAACGTGGTGTGTTAATACAAGTGACTGCAGGATCGGTGATTGGTCGCATGGGCAAGCATGCCGAAAAGATGGCTCATGATTTGCTTGCCAACCGATGGGTTCATTTCTTGGCGACCGACGCACACAATACCACCTCGCGCGTGCCGAAGATGAGGGAGGCGTTCGAGCTTGTCGCGAAAAAATATGGGTCCGACTACGCGCACCTATTGTGCGTATCGAATCCGCTCGCAGTGTTTATGGGGAAGCCGATGCCCCCGCAGCTTGAACCCCAGAACCTCTATAAAGACCCAAATGATAAGAACTGGTGGCAGAAGCTGTTGAAGCGGTGA
- a CDS encoding alpha/beta fold hydrolase, with translation MSDLTSVLQGTEVTPTVSHVGSSLTKAVIGKVSLNVEERGAGDPALVFLHYWGGTHRTWNKVAVELESSYRIITYDMRGWGGSGAAEDGYSITALADEAMALIEHLGLRKYVLIGHSMGGKVSQLVASRRPQGLVGLVLVAPATPTSSHFSEEAKQQQIHAYDNRETVLQTIGFLSARTLDPETVEQIVQDSLSGTAEAKLAWPTSAIDEDISAEVSKITVPTLVLAGEYDRLDSVEQHRREVIARISGARLEVIPDSGHLLPVDEPVRTARAIDNFVGQWRA, from the coding sequence ATGAGCGACTTAACTTCAGTGCTGCAGGGAACGGAGGTCACTCCGACTGTTTCGCATGTAGGAAGTTCTTTGACGAAAGCTGTTATCGGGAAGGTGTCTTTGAATGTCGAGGAGCGGGGAGCAGGAGATCCTGCACTCGTCTTTCTGCACTATTGGGGTGGAACGCATCGCACCTGGAACAAGGTGGCCGTGGAACTCGAGTCCTCCTATCGAATCATCACCTACGATATGCGGGGCTGGGGCGGATCAGGAGCGGCGGAGGACGGCTACTCCATCACCGCGCTGGCGGATGAAGCCATGGCGCTTATTGAGCATCTCGGTCTCCGCAAATATGTTTTGATTGGCCATTCCATGGGCGGGAAGGTATCCCAGCTCGTTGCATCGCGAAGACCTCAAGGGCTTGTCGGCCTGGTTCTCGTGGCGCCGGCCACGCCTACGTCGTCGCATTTTTCCGAGGAAGCAAAGCAACAGCAGATTCACGCGTACGACAATCGCGAGACCGTGCTTCAGACCATTGGATTTCTCAGCGCTCGTACTCTCGATCCGGAGACGGTTGAACAGATCGTTCAGGATAGTCTGAGCGGCACAGCGGAGGCGAAGCTGGCGTGGCCAACCTCGGCGATCGATGAAGACATCTCCGCGGAGGTCTCAAAGATCACTGTTCCAACGCTTGTACTCGCGGGGGAGTACGATCGTCTCGACTCCGTGGAGCAGCACCGGCGCGAAGTGATCGCGAGAATCTCTGGCGCGAGGCTTGAAGTTATCCCGGATAGTGGGCATCTTCTGCCGGTAGATGAACCTGTGCGAACGGCTCGCGCAATCGACAACTTCGTCGGGCAATGGCGCGCCTAG
- a CDS encoding alpha-amylase domain-containing protein, translating into MAVMMQAFYWDSPKHDKKEGEWWNFVAEKVEDLGRAGFSALWLPPVSKASVNTSMGYDPYDYFDLGDFDQKGGTKTYYGNRAELESLIAKAHANGICLYADMVINHNSGADEEEINPLDGQKRWTKFTPKSGKFPRDWNCFHPSRYEQVMMEGENFAGFPHLCHRNPVVYTAMFEYARFLIEELGFDGFRFDFVKGFGAWMIGLLAKYRYVKDGNEFTPYVVGEYWSGTEDIDQWLDRVNKITDTQIAAFDFPLRYKLKDVCDKPNYDLRNLTDGGSVVMKRPLHAATFVDNHDMGDNTIVNDKMMAYSFIMVHEGYPSIFWYDYYNNGLARPLTPNGIDALIIAHQKYAGGDSQILHADPDLYIMQRVGFKDDKVDQPGLIYVLNNLGDKWSGTSVKTKWANQRFIPIAWDGHDTAHPDERTTDAEGNSEFPAPPRGFAIYAPA; encoded by the coding sequence ATGGCTGTCATGATGCAGGCATTTTATTGGGACTCGCCTAAACACGATAAAAAAGAGGGCGAGTGGTGGAACTTCGTCGCCGAAAAAGTAGAAGACCTGGGCAGGGCAGGCTTCAGCGCCCTATGGCTGCCCCCTGTCTCAAAGGCATCCGTCAACACCTCCATGGGCTACGATCCATACGACTACTTCGACCTCGGCGACTTCGACCAGAAGGGCGGAACGAAAACCTACTACGGCAACCGCGCCGAGTTAGAATCTCTGATCGCTAAGGCCCATGCCAACGGTATCTGCCTCTACGCCGACATGGTCATCAATCACAACTCCGGCGCAGACGAAGAAGAGATCAACCCCCTCGACGGCCAAAAGCGTTGGACCAAGTTCACCCCCAAGAGCGGCAAGTTTCCCCGCGACTGGAACTGCTTTCACCCTAGTCGCTACGAGCAGGTCATGATGGAAGGCGAGAACTTCGCCGGCTTCCCTCATCTCTGCCATCGCAACCCCGTCGTCTACACCGCGATGTTCGAATACGCCCGTTTTCTCATCGAAGAACTTGGCTTCGACGGCTTCCGATTCGACTTCGTCAAAGGCTTCGGTGCCTGGATGATCGGTCTGCTCGCGAAGTATCGCTACGTCAAAGACGGCAATGAGTTCACTCCCTACGTCGTCGGAGAGTACTGGTCAGGCACGGAAGATATCGACCAATGGCTTGACCGGGTCAACAAAATTACCGACACCCAGATTGCAGCCTTTGACTTTCCGCTTCGCTACAAGCTGAAGGACGTCTGCGACAAGCCCAACTACGATCTGCGCAACCTGACCGACGGAGGATCCGTCGTGATGAAGCGGCCTCTGCACGCCGCCACCTTCGTCGACAACCACGACATGGGAGACAACACGATCGTGAACGATAAGATGATGGCCTACTCCTTCATCATGGTCCACGAAGGCTACCCCAGCATCTTCTGGTACGACTACTACAACAACGGCCTTGCGCGCCCGCTCACTCCCAACGGAATCGATGCCCTTATCATCGCTCACCAGAAGTACGCCGGTGGCGACTCGCAGATCCTCCACGCCGATCCCGACCTCTACATCATGCAGCGCGTTGGCTTCAAAGACGACAAGGTTGACCAGCCGGGATTGATCTATGTCCTGAACAATCTCGGCGACAAATGGTCCGGCACCTCCGTCAAGACCAAATGGGCCAATCAGAGGTTCATTCCGATCGCCTGGGACGGCCACGACACCGCACATCCAGACGAGCGCACGACCGACGCCGAAGGAAACTCCGAGTTCCCCGCCCCACCGCGCGGCTTCGCCATCTACGCCCCAGCCTAA
- a CDS encoding Ig-like domain-containing protein — protein sequence MSSRRTFCYLLLLGIALAPVVRATVQAQDAPIKRGRKYKAPPATSHVQVTVVKKFNGKPIMNAAVIFDSTLDGKEEGNLEVKTDPDGKATIDVIPTGSTVRVQVIAQGFATYAEEFQVSDPSKEIFVAMIRPKEQISSYVDNEGKAATRKPGVQEPIRPTTPGANPSPTPSPAPSGAPQQAPPAPNTPQQ from the coding sequence ATGTCGTCACGTCGCACCTTTTGTTATCTCTTGTTGCTTGGCATTGCCTTAGCCCCTGTTGTACGTGCCACCGTGCAGGCGCAGGACGCCCCCATAAAGCGCGGTCGCAAATACAAGGCACCCCCCGCCACCTCACATGTGCAAGTCACGGTCGTCAAGAAGTTCAATGGTAAGCCCATCATGAACGCCGCCGTGATCTTTGACTCGACGCTCGACGGCAAAGAAGAGGGAAATCTTGAGGTCAAGACCGATCCCGATGGAAAGGCCACCATTGACGTCATTCCGACCGGAAGTACGGTCCGCGTCCAGGTGATTGCGCAAGGCTTTGCGACCTATGCCGAGGAGTTTCAGGTCAGCGACCCATCGAAAGAGATATTTGTTGCTATGATTCGCCCGAAGGAGCAGATCTCCTCCTACGTTGACAACGAGGGCAAAGCAGCAACCAGAAAGCCGGGTGTTCAGGAGCCAATCAGGCCAACCACGCCGGGTGCCAACCCCTCACCCACACCATCACCTGCTCCATCCGGAGCCCCACAGCAGGCTCCTCCTGCTCCAAACACGCCACAGCAGTGA
- a CDS encoding co-chaperone GroES, which yields MATTSFTPLHDRILVRRIEEGESIRGGIIIPDSAKEKPQQGEVISVGKGKSNDEGKVFPLDVKAGDSILFGKYSGTEIKIDGEELLIMREEEVLGILKK from the coding sequence ATGGCTACAACATCATTTACACCACTGCACGACCGTATTCTGGTTCGGCGCATTGAAGAGGGCGAAAGCATTCGTGGCGGGATCATTATCCCGGACTCGGCAAAAGAGAAGCCTCAGCAGGGCGAAGTTATCTCCGTCGGCAAGGGCAAGTCGAACGACGAAGGCAAGGTATTTCCGCTGGATGTTAAGGCTGGCGACAGCATTCTGTTTGGCAAGTATTCAGGCACCGAGATCAAGATCGATGGCGAAGAGTTGCTGATCATGCGTGAAGAGGAAGTCCTCGGCATCCTCAAGAAGTAA
- a CDS encoding SDR family NAD(P)-dependent oxidoreductase, with the protein MDKLLKGKTVLVTGAAKRIGRTVALALAERGANVAITYLASQIEAEETVHALATHDVNALAIRCDLRNPEDIEQAVSAVVNDFGRIDLLVNNAGIFESKALENISVEQWDAMFTTNTRAPFLMAKAAHPHLRATKGRILNIGSLGGLHPWATHAHYCTSKAALHMLSKTMAKAWAPEISVNCIAPGMIVQGEVDEAYEHFARKTPMQRNGTADDVAAAAIFFATAPHFITGQLLAVDGGLGL; encoded by the coding sequence ATGGATAAGCTGCTAAAAGGGAAAACCGTGCTCGTCACAGGTGCGGCCAAACGTATCGGCCGCACCGTAGCTTTGGCTCTTGCCGAGCGCGGAGCCAACGTTGCAATCACCTACCTCGCTTCGCAGATTGAAGCTGAAGAAACGGTGCATGCTCTGGCCACCCACGACGTCAACGCCCTCGCCATCCGGTGCGATCTTCGCAACCCCGAAGACATTGAGCAAGCCGTCTCTGCGGTGGTAAACGATTTTGGTCGAATCGACCTCCTCGTCAATAACGCGGGCATCTTCGAGTCAAAAGCTCTCGAAAATATCTCCGTCGAACAGTGGGACGCGATGTTTACCACCAACACCCGCGCTCCCTTCCTGATGGCCAAGGCCGCGCATCCTCATTTGCGTGCGACCAAAGGCCGGATCCTCAACATTGGCTCCCTTGGCGGCTTACACCCCTGGGCCACCCACGCTCACTACTGCACCTCAAAGGCAGCTCTGCACATGCTTTCCAAGACGATGGCTAAGGCGTGGGCTCCCGAGATCAGCGTGAACTGCATCGCCCCGGGGATGATTGTTCAAGGCGAGGTGGACGAGGCCTATGAGCACTTCGCACGCAAAACACCCATGCAGCGTAACGGTACGGCCGACGATGTCGCCGCCGCCGCGATCTTTTTCGCCACTGCTCCTCACTTCATTACTGGTCAGCTTCTGGCCGTCGATGGTGGACTTGGCTTATAA
- a CDS encoding ABC transporter permease has protein sequence MIHLPDRFSRFQPRETLARTQVLERGWPFFLDLCIAAIGLACFYAVIRIAMFWAGRPEPEIVVSLSPRALPHYAFYSIVRIGLAYLLSLLFAITYGYIAAYNRRAEKVMIAILDILQSIPVLSFLPPVMLAMIALFPTRQLGVEMGAIVLIFTGSVWNMAFSFYSSLKSIPKELMEATSIYSFSRFQRLFQLELPYAAIGLIWNSIMSVAGAWFFLMACEMFHLGSRDFRLPGLGSYLQTAADAGNGAAITWGLTVMILIIVATDQLVWRPLIAWSDKFKFEQVESSKRVTSPILHLITQSTALASLARHTLTPLTENLYPRLAKRRIEKIHQLATVKPPSRMRVIAVRIVVLAIVTAAVAYASFQAIALLRPLHASEYLHILKGALATFLRVNLALLLASLWTIPVGVAIGSNPRLARIAQPLAQIAASVPATALFPVLLLALVRIGGGMGIGSIALMLLGTQWYILFNVIAGAIAIPSDLKEVATLFRFSRVQRWKTVILPGIFPFLITGLVTASGGAWNASIIAEYFPIKGQILQTTGLGAIISEATGGGQFPVLLLATIVMALMVVTTNRLVWRPLFRLAETRYKLGG, from the coding sequence AGATCGTCGTCTCGCTCAGCCCCCGCGCACTGCCGCACTACGCCTTCTACTCCATCGTGCGCATCGGCCTCGCCTATCTTCTCAGCCTGCTCTTCGCGATCACCTACGGTTACATCGCCGCTTACAATCGCCGCGCCGAAAAAGTGATGATTGCGATCCTCGACATCCTGCAATCGATCCCTGTCCTCAGCTTCCTGCCGCCCGTCATGCTCGCCATGATCGCGCTATTCCCCACCCGCCAGCTCGGCGTCGAGATGGGAGCGATCGTCCTCATCTTCACCGGCTCGGTCTGGAACATGGCCTTCAGCTTCTACTCCTCGCTCAAGAGCATCCCGAAAGAGCTGATGGAGGCAACCAGCATCTACTCCTTCTCGCGCTTCCAGCGACTCTTCCAGCTCGAGCTACCCTACGCCGCCATCGGCCTCATCTGGAACTCCATCATGTCCGTCGCCGGCGCGTGGTTCTTCCTCATGGCCTGCGAGATGTTTCACCTCGGCTCGCGCGACTTCCGTCTCCCCGGCCTCGGCTCCTACCTCCAGACCGCAGCCGACGCAGGCAATGGCGCGGCCATCACCTGGGGACTCACCGTGATGATCCTCATCATCGTCGCCACCGACCAGCTCGTCTGGCGTCCCCTCATCGCCTGGAGCGACAAGTTCAAGTTCGAGCAGGTCGAAAGTAGCAAGCGCGTCACCTCGCCCATCCTCCATCTCATCACCCAATCGACCGCCCTCGCCAGCCTCGCTCGTCACACCCTCACGCCGCTCACGGAAAACCTCTACCCTCGCCTCGCAAAGCGCCGCATAGAAAAGATCCATCAGCTCGCGACCGTCAAACCTCCGTCCCGTATGCGTGTCATTGCCGTTCGCATCGTTGTCCTCGCCATCGTTACCGCTGCCGTCGCGTACGCCTCATTCCAAGCCATCGCGCTTCTTCGCCCTCTGCATGCATCGGAGTACCTGCACATCCTCAAGGGCGCGCTCGCCACCTTCCTCCGCGTCAACCTCGCCCTTCTGCTCGCATCTCTCTGGACGATCCCCGTCGGCGTCGCCATCGGCTCGAACCCACGCCTCGCCCGCATCGCGCAACCCCTCGCTCAGATCGCCGCATCCGTCCCCGCCACTGCGCTCTTTCCCGTTCTCCTCCTCGCGCTGGTCAGGATCGGCGGCGGCATGGGCATCGGCTCCATCGCCCTCATGCTCCTCGGCACGCAGTGGTACATCCTGTTCAACGTCATCGCCGGAGCCATCGCCATCCCCTCCGACCTCAAAGAAGTCGCCACGCTCTTCCGCTTCAGCAGAGTCCAACGCTGGAAGACCGTCATCCTCCCCGGCATCTTTCCCTTCCTCATCACCGGCCTCGTCACAGCCTCAGGCGGAGCGTGGAACGCCAGCATCATCGCCGAGTACTTCCCCATCAAGGGCCAGATCCTCCAGACCACAGGCCTCGGCGCCATCATCAGCGAAGCCACCGGTGGCGGCCAATTCCCCGTGCTCCTGCTCGCCACCATCGTGATGGCCCTCATGGTCGTCACTACCAATCGGCTCGTATGGCGTCCCCTCTTCCGCCTCGCCGAAACACGCTACAAACTCGGCGGCTGA